Genomic segment of Methanolobus mangrovi:
TTCATAAGTTGATTTGTAGTAGACAGTTATCTTAACGCCGTCACTGTCAGAGCCCAGGAAGAAACTCACATTAACGTCAAGAGTGTTCCATACCTTCTCCTTCAGTGCCTCTACTTTCGAAGGAAGATTGGCTGGAAGTTCCTCCATGTCAAAATACATGTTAAACTCATTTCTGAACTTACCCTTGCCGTAGTTTTTGATGGGTTTTTCAAGGAATATTTTGTTTGGTATTTTGAAATAATCCTCATAAGTATCAGGTGTCGGGTCAACGACCACATAGAACAGGCCTATATGCTTTACCAGTCCTTCCATATCGTTATCTTCACCCACCTTGATGTAATCGCCTATCTTGAATGGTTTCTTGGTAAGCAGTATGAACCATATGAAATAGGAAAGGATGATATCTCTGATAGCAAAGGCAAAACCGGTTGTGATCAATCCTAAAAAGATAGCAATATTCTGTATAGTGATGCCAAGCTGCCAGAAGGCTACCAGTGTGGCAAGCAGGTATACAAAAGCGAGGTACATCTTACCCATGAGTATGCGTTCCTCGATTTGTCCCATTCCCTCAAAATAATTGAGGATGCTATTTACTGTGAGCTTCGTAAAAAGAGTCGCAAGGGCATATGATACAAAAATGATCAACAAGGAACTCAGCGCATTTGTGACAATAACCGGAACTTCTATTAGATTCCTGTCAACAGCCACAATGAATACAAGTGCAACAATGGTCATGAATACAAAGAACAGGAAAACCTTGTTCAGCAACTTGTGCACCAGCTTTGATTTTACATTCATCAAGCTGCTACGCGAAGAATTTTTACTCATATGTTTTCTGCCCTGCATTTGTATTATTGAGAAGTTCTAATTACTCCATATTCTATGTATATCATCTTATCGATATAGCCTATTAAGACACAGAATGGAAATATAAAAAAGGAAAGTTTAAAGGCAGTTTCATTCTGCCTTCTGGTACTTGTCAATTATTTCCTGGAATGAATCTGCAACGTATGATAAATTATCTCTTCCAACCTGGAAAGTACTCAGTTTGAAGTATTTTGTGAGTCCTGATTTAATACCGTGGATATTACGCTCTTTCAGTTCCCTGTAGAGGAAATATCTCCCCTTCTTGGCAGTCTGTGAAATATCGTAGAATACCGGAGCTTCGAAGAACATCAGGTCATGGTTATGTGGTTTTTCACCCATCTGCATGATTCTCATATCTTCCAGTTTTGAAGAGAACCAGCGGGCGTCTGCGACCTCATTATCCCAGTTACGGGTACGGCGTACGACATCCGGGAATGATGCTATCATGGTCATCACGGTAGCTCCTCTTGCAGTACATCCCAGAAGCTCAACTTCCTTTACCTTGTGAGTAGGGGATTTCCTGAAAACGATGTCTGCATACTCTTCCTTAACGCCAAGCACTCCAATAGGTCCTGATGATGCCATGGACTTGTGACCGCTTCCAACAACGAAATCCACGCCCATCTTATTAGCATGGATTGGCATTCTGCCTACGGAATAAGCACCATTGAGCATAAGGGGCACATCATAACTATGGCATATATCGGCTATCCTCTTAACATCTGCAAGGTTTCCGTAACTCCCATCAGGATATGTGACCTGTGCAAGTGCCGGGGCCTTGCCAGTCTCACTGATAACTTCCTCGATAGCTGTAGCATACCCTTCAACATCTGTTTTGTATTCGGGACTGCCGCTATGGGGTACGGTCTTTATATTCAGCCTTGCACGTTGT
This window contains:
- the pscS gene encoding O-phospho-L-seryl-tRNA:Cys-tRNA synthase, coding for MELDDSTLSKFGFIERGPKDAINIDPLQTGGRLTEDARKALLEWGDGYSVCDFCGGVLDLIKKPPIQEFIHDALPAFLDADAVRITHGARESKFMVMHSMAQEGDYVVLDGLAHYSSFVAAQRARLNIKTVPHSGSPEYKTDVEGYATAIEEVISETGKAPALAQVTYPDGSYGNLADVKRIADICHSYDVPLMLNGAYSVGRMPIHANKMGVDFVVGSGHKSMASSGPIGVLGVKEEYADIVFRKSPTHKVKEVELLGCTARGATVMTMIASFPDVVRRTRNWDNEVADARWFSSKLEDMRIMQMGEKPHNHDLMFFEAPVFYDISQTAKKGRYFLYRELKERNIHGIKSGLTKYFKLSTFQVGRDNLSYVADSFQEIIDKYQKAE
- a CDS encoding mechanosensitive ion channel family protein, coding for MNVKSKLVHKLLNKVFLFFVFMTIVALVFIVAVDRNLIEVPVIVTNALSSLLIIFVSYALATLFTKLTVNSILNYFEGMGQIEERILMGKMYLAFVYLLATLVAFWQLGITIQNIAIFLGLITTGFAFAIRDIILSYFIWFILLTKKPFKIGDYIKVGEDNDMEGLVKHIGLFYVVVDPTPDTYEDYFKIPNKIFLEKPIKNYGKGKFRNEFNMYFDMEELPANLPSKVEALKEKVWNTLDVNVSFFLGSDSDGVKITVYYKSTYERREQVRHQITSMMLNEFKPTDGQ